The Aspergillus chevalieri M1 DNA, chromosome 5, nearly complete sequence genome includes a region encoding these proteins:
- a CDS encoding uncharacterized protein (COG:L;~EggNog:ENOG410PGPZ;~InterPro:IPR000477,IPR001584,IPR036397,IPR012337, IPR041373,IPR043502,IPR041588,IPR043128;~PFAM:PF17917,PF09337,PF17919,PF00078,PF17921, PF00665;~go_function: GO:0003676 - nucleic acid binding [Evidence IEA];~go_process: GO:0015074 - DNA integration [Evidence IEA]): protein MYSHPRRLSACRPTAPTTTTSSCRRGKVPPFGPLYPMSREELKALKEWIEENLKKGFIRPSSSPAASPVLFVKKPGGGLRFCVDYRALNAITVKDRYPLPLTKETLNNLKGMKYFTKIDIISAFNNLRIKKGLEYLTAFRTRLGLFESLVMPFGLTGAPASFQRFMNDTLRDYLDVFCTAYLDDILIYSKTREEHIRHVRLVLEKLRDAGLFAKLSKCEFAVPETKFLGIIVGRDGLRMDPDKVKTIVDWETPTCVTDVQAFIGFANFYRRFIKDFSKIITPLVNLTKKGIQFKWDTTCELSFNALKKAFTTAPVLRPFDWNKEVILETDASDYVSAGVLSQYDDNGVLHPVAFFSKKHSATECNYEIYDKELLAIIRCFEEWRPELEGTPSPIKVITDHRNLEYFMTTKLLNRRQARWSEFLSRFNFKIIYRPGKQGAKPDALTRRSEDLPKEGDERLLHQSQTVLKKENLEPAPDNSPVTLNATTRARDHSAESSVENPPRIPAQTRRVRFADETNHDVPEPPQDIKNLLDNAYSVDETVLSILEALDKDATRHPQITLADCQRRGKYLFYRNRLYVPDNGELKAELLRQCHDKPAIGHPGRSKTYELLSREYYWPGMYQYVEQWTQNCHTCRRIKPSREARQGILRPLPVPERSWQDISMDFVTHLPPSRGYDAILVVVDRLTKMKHFIPCKGTCNAEEVARLYAYNVWKLHGLPQTIVSDRGPQFVAQFWKHLTRRLQITNLLSTAYHPETDGQTERTNAVLEQYLRAYVSYLQDDWSEWLPLAEFAANSARSESTHVSPFFANYGFHPRMGFEPVLPTNRPARDAEEFACRMELITEFVRTAITSAQARQEEQANRKRQPARRYQVGQYVWLDSRNIRTLRPQKKLDWKNLGPFRIVEIVNPHAYKLDLPASMRMHPVFNVSLLRPAAGNPVPGQRQEPPPPVEVDGLEEWQVEDILDSRWERRGRGDLV from the coding sequence ATGTATTCTCACCCAAGGAGGCTGAGCGCCTGCCGCCCCACCGCCCCTACGACCACGACATCAAGCTGCAGGAGGGGGAAAGTGCCCCcatttgggcccttgtaTCCGATGTCCCGGGAAGAATTGAAGGCCCTGAAAGAATGGATTGAGGAAAACCTGAAGAAAGGATTTATTCGAcccagctcatcacctgctgcATCCCCTGTTCTATTTGTCAAAAAGCCAGGAGGAGGTCTTcgattctgtgttgactatcgtgccctgaacgccattactgTGAAAGATCGCTATCCGCTACCgttgaccaaggagaccctgAATAACCTGAAAGGGATGAAATATTTCACGAAGATCGACATAATTTCCGCCTTTAACAACCTGAGAATCAAGAAAGGACTCGAATACTTGACTGCCTTCCGTACACGACTAGGCCTATTTGAATCCCTTGTGATGCCCTTTGGCCTGACTGGCGCACCTGCTTCATTCCAGCGATTCATGAATGACACCCTGCGAGACTACCTGGATGTCTTCTGCACTGCCTATTTGGATGACATCCTGATTTATAGTAAGACCCGTGAGGAGCACATTCGCCACGTCCGCCTGGTTCTTGAGAAATTGCGAGATGCAGGCCTCTTTGCCAAATTGTCCAAGTGTGAATTTGCGGTGCCTGAGACTAAGTTCCTGGGTATTATTGTCGGCCGAGATGGACTACGCATGGATCCTGACAAGGTGAAGACTATTGTTGACTGGGAGACCCCAACTTGTGTGACTGATGTCCAAGCATTCATTGGCTTTGCGAACTTTTACCGGAGGTTTATCAAAGATTTCTCAAAGATTATTACGCCCCTAGTGAACCTGACAAAGAAAGGCATCCAGTTTAAATGGGACACTACCTGCGAACTAAGCTTCAATGCCCTGAAAAAGGCCTTCACTACTGCGCCTGTTCTCAGACCGTTTGACTGGAATAAAGAAGTCATCCTAGAAACTGATGCATCTGACTATGTCTCTGCTGGGGTCCTGTCCCAATATGACGACAATGGTGTCTTGCACCCTgtggccttcttctccaagaaGCACTCAGCAACTGAATGCAATTATGAGATTTATGATAAGGAACTACTGGCTATCATCCGCTGTTTCGAGGAATGGCGCCCTGAGCTGGAAGGAACCCCATCTCCCATCAAAGTTATCACTGATCACCGGAAcctggaatacttcatgacaaCTAAGCTCCTGAACCGCCGACAAGCCCGCTGGTCTGAGTTCCTGTCCCGATttaacttcaagatcatttATCGCCCAGGCAAACAAGGAGCGAAGCCTGACGCCCTGACCAGGAGGTCAGAGGATCTCCCTAAAGAGGGGGATGAGCGCCTGCTacaccaaagccagactgtcctgaagaaagagaaccttGAGCCTGCACCTGACAATTCACCTGTCACCCTGAATGCCACCACTAGAGCCCGAGACCATTCTGCTGAAAGCTCTGTTGAGAACCCACCCAGAATACCTGCTCAAACCAGGAGAGTCAGATTCGCTGATGAGACCAATCATGATGTGCCAGAGCCACcacaagatatcaagaatctGCTGGATAATGCGTATTCCGTTGATGAAACAGTACTGTCAATTCTGGAAGCCCTAGATAAGGACGCCACACGACACCCTCAGATCACCCTAGCTGActgccagagaagaggcaaaTACCTCTTCTATCGAAATCGTCTTTATGTTCCAGATAATGGAGAGCTAAAAGCCGAGCTATTGAGACAATGCCATGACAAGCCAGCCATAGGACACCCTGGCCGATCCAAAACTTATGAGCTCCTGTCCCGGGAATACTACTGGCCTGGAATGTACCAGTATGTTGAACAATGGACCCAGAATTGCCACACATGCCGCCGCATCAAGCCATCCAGAGAAGCCCGTCAAGGCATCCTGCGCCCTCTGCCTGTCCCTGAAAGATCCTGGCAAGATATTAGCATGGACTTCGTCACACATCTACCTCCAAGCCGTGGGTACGATGCGATCCTGGTTGTAGTGGACCGACTGACAAAGATGAAACACTTCATTCCGTGCAAAGGAACCTGCAATGCCGAAGAAGTGGCCCGCCTGTATGCCTACAATGTCTGGAAACTCCATGGCCTGCCGCAAACTATTGTATCAGATCGAGGACCACAATTTGTTGCCCAGTTCTGGAAACACCTGACACGCCGCCTGCAAATCACGAACCTGCtgtcaactgcctaccatcCTGAGACTGACGGCCAGACTGAGAGGACCAATGCCGTTCTGGAACAATATCTCCGCGCCTATGTATCCTACCTACAAGATGACTGGTCTGAATGGCTACCGCTAGCTGAGTTTGCTGCTAACTCTGCTCGCTCTGAGTCTACCCATGTTTCCCCATTTTTCGCGAACTATGGATTTCACCCACGAATGGGATTTGAACCTGTTCTGCCTACCAACCGTCCTGCCAGAGATGCTGAAGAGTTTGCCTGTCGAATGGAATTAATCACTGAGTTTGTTCGTACCGCGATCACATCCGCCCAGGCCCGTCAGGAGGAACAGGCCAATCGGAAGAGGCAGCCTGCCCGTCGCTATCAAGTCGGCCAGTATGTATGGCTAGATTCCCGCAATATCCGGACCCTGCGCCCACAGAAGAAGCTAGATTGGAAGAACCTGGGACCATTCCGCATTGTTGAGATTGTTAACCCGCATGCTTATAAGCTCGACCTGCCTGCTAGTATGAGGATGCATCCTGTGTTCAACGTTAGCTTGCTCCGCCCTGCTGCTGGAAACCCTGTCCCAGGCCAGAGACAAGAACCGCCGCCACCTGTTGAAGTGGATGGACTTGAAGAATGGCAAGTTGAGGATATCTTGGATTCCCGCTGGGAAAGGAGAGGTCGCGGGGACCTCGTCTGA
- a CDS encoding peroxisomal copper amine oxidase (COG:Q;~EggNog:ENOG410PGC1;~InterPro:IPR015798,IPR016182,IPR036460,IPR000269, IPR015802,IPR015800;~PFAM:PF01179,PF02728,PF02727;~go_function: GO:0005507 - copper ion binding [Evidence IEA];~go_function: GO:0008131 - primary amine oxidase activity [Evidence IEA];~go_function: GO:0048038 - quinone binding [Evidence IEA];~go_process: GO:0009308 - amine metabolic process [Evidence IEA];~go_process: GO:0055114 - oxidation-reduction process [Evidence IEA]), with amino-acid sequence MTSISRDTPAGGCCAPQPSLSTPSHPLDPLSIEEIHLVANLTRQHAASDRLKFNCITLHEPIKAEYTAFRSHAGPRPDRRAFAIVIQGKHSPQVSEVVVNLTSHQVESWENLVNVMPTLTLDDLDVTEQIARNDPRVIEVCREIGITDMSKVYFDAWAIGIDERWGFERRLQQALPYYRSSRYDNQYAHPLDFTVVTDTEAQEILSVDVRRVNGERTAVPRDEHNYLPQFIGDSYRPERLKPIDITQPQGVSFRMNGNELEWAGFKMHIGFNYREGLVLSDIRAHDPYEERERMLFNRISVVEMVVPYGCPKPPHHKKHAFDVGEYGSGLMTNSLKLGCDCKGAIHYLDAVLPTATGEASIIENAVCIHEEDNGLLYKHTDFRDGNVISARDRKLVISQIITAANYEYAFYHTFTLDGTYKLEIKLTGMLNTYPLHPSEQAAPYGTEVARGIDAQNHQHIFSLRVDPEIDGPTNTVVQSDAVPSEEPVGSEANPYGNGFYAKKTPLRTAKEGATNYCHETSRTWDIANPNRLNPVSKKPVSYKILNNNCPPLLAKPGSTVYNRAAFARKSLWVLPYRDYELFPAGRYVCQSTGEEGHPDNETVVDWMNRDEGIENTDIVCYVQFGLTHFPRTEDFPIMPAEPVGVMLRAANFWQKNPALWVPASDVVKDVSSRDAFEKVVDAGRRLQNAKL; translated from the exons ATGACTTCCATCTCTCGCGATACTCCGGCCGGTGGATGTTGTGCTCCCCAGCCCTCATTGTCCACTCCCTCCCATCCACTAG ATCCCTTATCTATTGAAGAGATTCACCTGGTAGCCAATCTTACCCGGCAGCATGCCGCCTCAGACCGTCTCAAATTCAATTGCATCACACTCCATGAGCCTATCAAAGCCGAATACACAGCATTCCGTTCCCACGCTGGCCCGCGTCCCGATCGACGCGCATTTGCGATTGTCATCCAAGGAAAGCATTCGCCCCAGGTCTCAGAAGTCGTGGTCAACTTGACCTCCCACCAGGTCGAATCCTGGGAAAATCTCGTCAATGTCATGCCCACCTTGACGCTCGATGACTTGGATGTCACGGAGCAGATCGCCCGGAACGACCCGCGCGTTATTGAAGTCTGTCGGGAGATTGGAATCACCGATATGTCTAAGGTGTACTTCGATGCGTGGGCAATCGGAATTGACGAGAGATGGGGCTTTGAGCGACGACTGCAGCAGGCGCTTCCATATTACCGGAGCTCGAGATACGACAACCAATATGCGCATCCGCTGGACTTTACTGTTGTGACAGATACAGAGGCGCAGGAGATTCTCAGCGTGGATGTTCGGCGGGTTAATGGAGAGCGTACAGCTGTGCCTCGTGACGAGCATAACTATCTGCCCCAGTTCATTGGGGATTCTTATCGCCCTGAACGACTCAAGCCGATTGATATCACGCAGCCGCAAGGGGTTTCTTTCCGAATGAACGGGAATGAGCTTGAATGGGCTGGTTTCAAGATGCATATTGGGTTCAACTACCGCGAAGGGCTCGTCTTATCGGACATCCGTGCCCATGATCCCTATGAGGAGCGGGAGCGTATGTTGTTCAACCGGATTAGCGTCGTGGAAATGGTGGTGCCGTACGGATGCCCTAAGCCGCCTCACCACAAAAAACATGCCTTTGATGTTGGAGAATACGGCAGCGGACTGATGACCAACTCGCTTAAACTGGGCTGTGACTGCAAAGGCGCTATCCACTACCTCGACGCCGTTCTTCCAACTGCCACCGGCGAAGCCTCGATCATCGAAAACGCAGTCTGCATCCACGAAGAAGACAACGGCCTTCTATACAAGCACACTGACTTCCGCGACGGAAATGTTATCTCAGCCCGGGACCGAAAACTGGTCATCTCCCAGATCATCACGGCCGCCAACTACGAATACGCCTTCTACCACACCTTCACCCTGGATGGCACATACAAGCTCGAGATTAAGCTAACCGGAATGCTCAACACCTACCCTCTACATCCCAGCGAGCAAGCCGCCCCCTACGGAACAGAAGTAGCCCGTGGTATCGACGCCCAAAACCATCAACACATCTTTTCCCTCCGCGTGGATCCCGAAATTGACGGCCCAACAAACACGGTTGTGCAAAGCGACGCAGTACCATCAGAAGAACCTGTTGGTTCAGAAGCCAACCCATACGGTAACGGCTTCTACGCGAAAAAGACTCCTCTCCGCACAGCTAAAGAAGGGGCGACAAACTACTGCCACGAAACCAGTCGCACCTGGGACATTGCCAACCCTAACCGCCTCAACCCCGTCTCCAAGAAGCCCGTCTCTTACAAGATTCTCAATAATAATTGCCCACCTCTGCTCGCAAAACCAGGGAGCACCGTCTACAACCGCGCAGCCTTCGCGCGCAAATCTCTTTGGGTCCTGCCTTACCGTGACTACGAGCTCTTCCCCGCGGGACGATACGTGTGCCAATCgactggggaagaaggacaCCCGGATAATGAGACGGTTGTTGATTGGATGAACCGGGATGAGGGAATTGAGAACACGGACATCGTTTGCTATGTACAGTTTGGACTGACGCATTTCCCGCGAACGGAGGATTTCCCGATCATGCCTGCGGAGCCTGTGGGTGTCATGTTGAGGGCCGCGAATTTCTGGCAGAAGAACCCAGCGCTTTGGGTGCCGGCTTCGGATGTTGTGAAAGATGTTTCTTCGAGGGATGCGTTTGAGAAAGTTGTTGATGCTGGTCGGAGGCTGCAGAATGCGAAGCTGTAG
- a CDS encoding amidohydrolase (COG:S;~EggNog:ENOG410QEHM;~InterPro:IPR013108,IPR033932,IPR011059,IPR032466;~PFAM:PF01979,PF07969;~go_function: GO:0016810 - hydrolase activity, acting on carbon-nitrogen (but not peptide) bonds [Evidence IEA]): MTTTIFRNARIFNGSGNAFQQTMMILGHQILYVGPEGDPAVLRAKSSGAREVDLGNRIVVPGFIDSHVHILDFALSQRRLNLLSCKSLEDIRETIKAYAQEHPVLQRIVCKSWVQSSTGGVALAGMLDDLDERPIYIQANDLHSIWCNTAALHELGAENMSDPPGGMIHRDENGKPSGLLSESAHLSVALPFLTSVVSIEEKLAALEDAVKAYTTAGYTGMVDMAMNEEDWEVLKLFRQRHAGQLPFHIAAHWLVPYSEDMDIVFGHVDRAIELHREFHPSTSPTFCIVGIKLIADGVVDGCTAALSQPYTNTTDPVAPIWPTPALQVVTQKATAAGLQCAVHAIGDAAVKEAIDALSASSQAQPNRSPRHRIEHLELTSPEDAKRLGQLGITASVQPVHSDPALFRAWPSLIGQNRCGRAFAYKEFLEGGANMALGTDAPTAAHLALPNLYNATTRKSAIEPECEETVNEHFGLELAKAVEAATAGAAYSRFAERWTGSLREGLNADFVVLDMDWRAEGLLKAKVAQTWYRGVCRSV; this comes from the coding sequence ATGACCACGACAATCTTCAGAAATGCCCGCATCTTCAATGGCAGCGGCAACGCCTTCCAACAAACCATGATGATCCTTGGCCACCAAATACTCTACGTCGGCCCAGAAGGTGACCCCGCCGTCCTCCGCGCCAAATCATCCGGCGCTCGCGAAGTCGACCTCGGCAACCGCATCGTCGTCCCTGGCTTCATCGACAGTCACGTGCATATTCTCGACTTTGCTCTGTCGCAGCGTCGATTGAATCTTCTATCTTGCAAATCGCTTGAGGACATTCGCGAGACTATCAAAGCGTATGCGCAAGAGCATCCGGTCTTGCAGAGGATTGTTTGTAAGAGTTGGGTGCAGTCGAGCACAGGGGGTGTCGCTCTTGCAGGCATGCTGGATGATCTGGATGAAAGACCGATATATATCCAGGCGAACGATCTCCATTCCATATGGTGCAACACCGCTGCGTTACATGAGTTAGGTGCGGAGAACATGTCTGATCCGCCGGGAGGCATGATCCACCGCGATGAGAACGGGAAGCCGTCAGGTTTACTCAGTGAATCTGCACATTTGAGTGTTGCGCTTCCATTCTTGACGAGCGTGGTCTCTATTGAGGAGAAGCTTGCTGCATTGGAAGATGCAGTCAAAGCCTATACCACTGCAGGCTACACAGGGATGGTAGATATGGCAATGAACGAGGAAGATTGGGAAGTCTTGAAGCTCTTCCGACAACGACATGCGGGTCAATTACCGTTCCATATTGCGGCGCATTGGCTCGTTCCGTACTCGGAGGACATGGATATtgtgtttggacatgttgatCGTGCCATCGAGCTCCATCGGGAGTTCCATCCGTCGACGTCACCCACATTCTGCATCGTAGGTATCAAATTGATAGCCGATGGAGTGGTAGACGGCTGCACCGCAGCACTAAGCCAGCCATACACAAACACTACGGACCCTGTTGCTCCCATCTGGCCCACACCAGCACTCCAAGTGGTGACTCAGAAAGCCACTGCAGCCGGCCTCCAATGCGCCGTCCACGCAATTGGGGATGCCGCTGTAAAGGAAGCAATCGACGCTCTATCAGCATCATCACAAGCCCAGCCCAACAGATCCCCACGCCACCGCATCGAACATCTTGAACTTACTTCCCCCGAAGATGCAAAGCGACTTGGTCAACTCGGCATCACTGCCTCCGTGCAACCAGTTCACTCAGACCCAGCCCTGTTCCGCGCCTGGCCGAGTCTGATTGGCCAGAATCGCTGCGGACGGGCGTTTGCGTATAAGGAGTTCTTGGAAGGAGGTGCGAACATGGCATTGGGGACAGACGCGCCCACAGCTGCACACTTGGCACTGCCGAATCTATATAATGCTACGACGCGGAAGTCCGCTATTGAGCCTGAGTGTGAGGAGACGGTGAATGAGCATTTTGGGCTTGAGTTGGCAAAGGCTGTCGAGGCTGCTACAGCCGGGGCAGCGTATTCACGGTTTGCGGAGAGGTGGACGGGTAGCTTGAGGGAGGGATTGAATGCTGACTTCGTAGTTTTGGATATGGATTGGAGGGCTGAGGGCTTGCTTAAGGCGAAGGTGGCGCAGACGTGGTACAGAGGGGTTTGTCGATCAGTTTAA
- a CDS encoding Zn(II)2Cys6 transcription factor (COG:S;~EggNog:ENOG410PTWX;~InterPro:IPR036864,IPR021858,IPR001138;~PFAM:PF00172,PF11951;~TransMembrane:1 (o218-235i);~go_function: GO:0000981 - DNA-binding transcription factor activity, RNA polymerase II-specific [Evidence IEA];~go_function: GO:0008270 - zinc ion binding [Evidence IEA];~go_process: GO:0006355 - regulation of transcription, DNA-templated [Evidence IEA]), translating to MDNQKKNYRRPRRRPAHLRTKTGCLTCRKRKKKCDETPVICKNCSRGNHTCAWSSKPSGGGTSRLSHVSSSTEVSNRGDPEELSLSPTIEFTSHIESNDNVSHGQTNIDMANPCIYTPSPFAPYSPIISSESIPLFEFLRTAFLPTLIHPMSHPTTIEFVKQEKLQSAFGTPFLMHALLACCGAEFPADDMRYRRIAEAHYAKAIGGLRAYLDSVTDSTVRLIVLLMGVIVLCIYERSRPRFSRGVDIHLLGAAQLIQLHLKQERPGTLSKSDATMLHLMLEAFIFHATTSIPFQQPLVQSKAIDSAFPLAERALEESSHCSETCLHASSVIGVPPKLFGYIREIVLMHQRHSVEGVDIVRCYELECILDYWDGYLTIPFPRSPSCSATRPKPLSLGPKLYIIASRILLRYLINFSFSPTIIAIHADTHIPSLVSEGVFLITQLQPSIDYYAEYYCWPILVVGISTVDQLDRECLLSQVMAFWKATRNGTMRRLVDILTRYWRDGNMDVDIAGMQNCLN from the exons ATGGATAACCAAAAAAAGAATTACCGTCGGCCACGCAGGCGACCAGCGCATTTGCGCACCAAGACTGGATGTTTGACTT GCAGAAAACGGAAGAAGAAATGTGACGAGACACCGGTAATCTGCAAGAACTGCTCTCGGGGAAATCACACATGTGCATGGTCATCCAAGCCCAGCGGTGGTGGGACTAGCAGACTGAGTCATGTCTCGAGTTCGACAGAGGTGTCGAACCGAGGAGATCCGGAAGAATTGTCCTTGTCACCTACTATCGAATTTACATCGCATATCGAGTCCAATGACAATGTCAGTCATGGGCAGACAAACATTGACATGGCTAATCCATGCATCTACACACCAAGTCCATTCGCTCCATATTCGCCCATCATATCCAGCGAAAGCATCCCCTTATTCGAATTCCTGAGAACGGCATTCTTACCCACTCTCATACACCCAATGTCCCACCCGACCACTATCGAATTCGTAAAACAAGAGAAGCTACAGTCGGCCTTCGGCACCCCATTCCTCATGCATGCTCTCCTGGCATGCTGCGGAGCGGAATTCCCGGCAGATGATATGCGCTATCGCAGGATTGCGGAGGCACATTACGCGAAAGCCATTGGTGGGTTGAGAGCGTATTTGGACAGTGTCACTGATTCAACGGTGAGACTGATTGTGCTTTTGATGGGTGTCATTGTGCTTTGTATATACGAG CGATCAAGACCCCGTTTCTCCAGAGGCGTTGATATCCATCTGCTCGGAGCGGCCCAGTTGATCCAGCTGCACCTCAAGCAAGAAAGGCCAGGCACACTCTCGAAGTCAGACGCAACCATGCTCCATCTCATGCTCGAGGCGTTCATATTCCACGCTACCACCAGTATCCCATTCCAGCAGCCCCTGGTGCAGTCAAAAGCGATAGATTCTGCCTTTCCGCTAGCTGAACGCGCGTTGGAGGAGTCGTCACACTGTTCTGAAACATGTCTCCATGCTTCTTCGGTCATCGGAGTTCCACCGAAGTTGTTTGGATATATTCGCGAAATAGTCCTAATGCACCAGCGACATTCAGTTGAGGGGGTTGATATCGTGCGATGCTATGAACTGGAATGCATCCTCGATTACTGGGATGGGTACCTAACAATTCCGTTCCCTCGTTCTCCGTCATGTTCTGCGACAAGACCCAAACCCCTTTCACTGGGTCCCAAACTCTACATTATAGCATCGAGGATTCTCTTAAGATACTTGATCAATTTTTCATTCAGTCCGACCATTATAGCCATACACGCAGATACACACATCCCATCCTTGGTCTCCGAAGGGGTCTTCCTCATCACCCAACTGCAACCGTCTATAGATTACTATGCCGAGTATTACTGCTGGCCGATTCTGGTAGTGGGAATATCGACTGTTGATCAGTTAGACCGGGAGTGCCTATTATCACAGGTCATGGCATTTTGGAAAGCAACCAGAAATGGGACAATGAGGCGGCTGGTGGATATATTGACGAGGTATTGGCGAGATGGAAACATGGATGTGGACATTGCTGGGATGCAAAATTGCCTAAATTGA
- a CDS encoding uncharacterized protein (COG:U;~EggNog:ENOG410QDYH;~InterPro:IPR020846,IPR011701,IPR036259;~PFAM:PF07690;~TransMembrane:12 (i55-75o95-116i123-141o147-175i182-205o211-231i316-341o361-382i403-424o430-455i462-485o497-518i);~go_function: GO:0022857 - transmembrane transporter activity [Evidence IEA];~go_process: GO:0055085 - transmembrane transport [Evidence IEA]), whose product MADSSWELPPGTVYLGNGHSDISGSDSDVNRRVFLYPQPSNDPNEPLNWPIHEKAVNFSVACLFTLMVFATLDIGTVTWNAMGSELGFEPDFLNASYAAALAGLAVGCVLFAPAALVFGRKPVYLCATLTMVLVNVGQAIFKTKAQYIVLQVLAGLAGSINDTIIQISISDLFFVHQRATMTGIYTTMVVIGTYLSMIPAGYIVMNQGWRWVWWWCAILNSVILMLFLFAYGETQYRKSDCFIGEEPSIPAAVLEDTEKKIDTVTLCPDAQQQIPIPSEQTTPTRKTYIQRMTIFGSFSDFSVHSYWKHMWRPFILFFRIPAVSFTAIEYSFILCWVAVLATTQPILFTQPPYNFSSIGVGNINVAPFIGAMAGSAYGGPLNDLYVVFIARRREGIYHPETRLHMLIVPMLLTPLGLFLYGISISKSQPWIVPLIGSGLAGFGIGAVPAISLSYFADSYREIIAEGLIIITVVRNGISTATTFAIDPWLNGLGLQNMFISVGCISLGILLLTIPMVIWGRKARCYTAGFYNGIAAGSLES is encoded by the exons ATGGCAGACAGCAGTTGGGAGTTGCCTCCGGGTACTGTATACTTGGGAAATG GGCACTCTGATATCTCCGGCTCTGACAGTGATGTCAATAGACGGGTCTTCCTCTACCCGCAACCATCGAATGACCCCAATGAACCATTG AATTGGCCCATACATGAGAAGGCAGTCAACTTCTCCGTCGCCTGTCTGTTTACCCTAATGGTCTTTGCAAC ACTTGACATCGGCACAGTAACATGGAACGCCATGGGATCTGAGCTTGGTTTCGAACCTGACTTTCTCAATGCCAGCTACGCAGCCGCCTTGGCTGGACTCGCGGTCGGCTGCGTCCTCTTTGCTCCGGCGGCTTTGGTCTTTGGACGCAAGCCGGTTTATCTATGCGCGACGCTAACAATGGTGCTGGTCAACGTCGGACAAGCCATATTTAAGACAAAGGCTCAATATATTGTGCTTCAGGTTTTGGCCGGGCTAGCGGGGTCAATTAATGATACCATCATTCAGATATCG ATATCAGATCTCTTTTTCGTCCATCAACGTGCAACGATGACGGGTATCTATACTACGATGGTTGTCATTGGC ACGTACCTTAGTATGATCCCGGCAGGTTATATTGTAATGAATCAAGGCTGGCGATGGGTATGGTGGTGGTGCGCGATTCTCAACTCTGTCATCCTTATGCTGTTTTTATTCGCCTATGGGGAGACACAGTATCGCAAGTCCGACTGCTTCATTGGCGAGGAGCCCTCGATTCCAGCAGCTGTTCTCGAAGACAcagagaagaaaattgatACTGTAACACTTTGCCCTGATGCCCAGCAGCAAATCCCAATCCCGTCCGAGCAGACAACACCCACCCGAAAAACATATATCCAACGCATGACAATCTTCGGCAGCTTCTCGGACTTTAGCGTTCACTCTTACTGGAAACACATGTGGCGGCCGtttattctcttcttccgcATTCCAGCGGTGTCATTTACAGCAATTGAGTACTCCTTCATCCTCTGCTGGGTGGCCGTCCTCGCCACGACACAACCGATCCTGTTCACACAACCGCCTTATAACTTCTCTTCCATTGGCGTGGGGAATATAAACGTTGCGCCTTTTATAGGTGCAATGGCTGGCTCGGCTTATGGGGGACCGCTGAATGATCTTTATGTTGTCTTCATAGCTAGGCGGCGAGAGGGCATTTATCATCCTGAGACACGGCTGCATATGCTCATTGTGCCGATGCTGCTTACGCCGTTGGGGCTATTTCTGTATGGAATTAGTATTTCCAAG TCACAACCATGGATTGTACCCCTAATAGGATCAGGACTCGCCGGATTTGGAATCGGTGCTGTCCCCGCGATAAGCCTAAGTTACTTTGCAGATAGTTACCGTGAG ATAATCGCCGAAGGACTCATCATTATAACTGTCGTGCGGAATGGCATCTCCACCGCTACTACGTTTGCCATCGACCCCTGGTTGAATGGACTTGGATTGCAAAATATGTTTATATCGGTGGGATGTATTTCACTCGGGATCTTGCTATTGACTATTCCGATGGTGATTTGGGGGAGGAAGGCAAGATGCTACACTGCTGGTTTCTATAATGGGATTGCTGCGGGGAGTCTCGAGTCTTAg